One genomic region from Leptospiraceae bacterium encodes:
- a CDS encoding Uma2 family endonuclease: protein MNGNRTAATIKLTFPLSITLDAKVLAGFQSHNPDLYLELKDSNLIIHERELHFSQMDFFKLHLPFKMREEELFELDRLNNNLKLEGEEGLILINMGTSFFIGTFTVAILGTLYIWNRKMKLGKVTDSSTGHDLEINGKKKHRIPDVSFIAFTKFAHRVLDMSSRAGSPTLCIEVVSHKKSLKQDLAKMAEDWMAGGADIGLVVCPHHQKYYVFERDRTGYNTVSFARPFTHSLLPQLELDFAALLAEAIEETKRAGAELL from the coding sequence ATGAATGGTAACAGAACTGCAGCTACAATAAAACTTACCTTTCCACTGAGTATTACCTTAGATGCAAAGGTGCTGGCAGGTTTTCAGAGCCATAATCCCGACCTATACTTAGAATTGAAGGATTCGAATTTAATCATCCACGAAAGAGAACTGCATTTTTCCCAAATGGATTTCTTCAAACTCCATTTACCCTTTAAAATGCGGGAAGAAGAACTTTTTGAGCTGGATAGGCTCAATAACAACCTGAAACTGGAAGGAGAAGAGGGTTTAATCCTGATTAATATGGGAACATCATTTTTTATCGGAACTTTTACCGTAGCAATACTGGGAACATTATATATATGGAATAGAAAGATGAAATTGGGTAAAGTTACCGATTCTTCTACCGGTCATGACCTGGAAATAAACGGTAAAAAAAAGCACCGCATTCCCGATGTCTCCTTTATTGCCTTTACAAAATTTGCTCACCGCGTTCTTGATATGAGTTCTCGTGCCGGCTCTCCCACCCTTTGTATCGAAGTTGTTTCTCACAAGAAAAGCCTGAAGCAGGATTTAGCCAAAATGGCAGAAGACTGGATGGCGGGTGGTGCCGACATCGGCCTTGTCGTTTGTCCGCATCACCAGAAATACTATGTTTTCGAAAGAGACAGAACCGGATACAATACCGTTTCCTTTGCCAGACCTTTTACCCACAGCCTCCTTCCACAACTGGAACTGGATTTTGCTGCCCTCTTAGCAGAAGCCATAGAAGAAACCAAAAGAGCTGGAGCTGAGTTATTGTAA
- a CDS encoding Uma2 family endonuclease → MNGNRTVATIELTFPSSITLDTEVLAGFQSHNPDLYLELKDSNLIIRERELHFSQMDFFKLHLPFKMREEELFELDRLNDNLKLEGEEDLILINMGTSFFIGTFTLLIGATLIYWNRKMKLGKVTDSSTGHDLEINGKKKHRIPDVSFIAFTKFAHRVLDMSSRAGSPTLCIEVVSHKKSLKQDLAKMAEDWMAGGADIGLVVCPHHQKYYVFERDRTGYNTVSFARPFTHSLLPQLELDFAALLAEAIEETKRAGAELS, encoded by the coding sequence ATGAATGGTAACAGAACTGTAGCTACAATAGAGCTTACCTTTCCATCGAGCATTACCCTCGATACAGAGGTGCTGGCAGGTTTTCAGAGCCATAATCCCGACCTATACTTAGAACTAAAGGATTCGAATTTAATCATCCGCGAAAGAGAACTGCATTTTTCCCAAATGGATTTTTTCAAACTCCATTTACCCTTTAAAATGCGGGAAGAAGAACTTTTTGAGCTGGATAGGCTCAATGACAACCTGAAACTGGAAGGAGAAGAGGATTTAATCCTGATTAATATGGGAACATCATTTTTTATCGGAACTTTTACACTTTTAATTGGAGCAACGCTAATCTATTGGAATAGAAAGATGAAATTGGGTAAAGTTACCGATTCTTCTACCGGTCATGACCTGGAAATAAACGGTAAAAAAAAGCACCGCATTCCCGATGTCTCCTTTATTGCCTTTACAAAATTTGCTCACCGCGTTCTTGATATGAGTTCTCGTGCCGGCTCTCCCACCCTTTGTATCGAAGTTGTTTCTCACAAGAAAAGCCTGAAGCAGGATTTAGCCAAAATGGCAGAAGACTGGATGGCGGGTGGTGCCGACATCGGCCTTGTCGTTTGTCCGCATCACCAGAAATACTATGTTTTCGAAAGAGACAGAACCGGATACAATACCGTTTCCTTTGCCAGACCTTTTACCCACAGCCTCCTTCCACAACTGGAACTGGATTTTGCTGCCCTCTTAGCAGAAGCCATAGAAGAAACCAAAAGAGCTGGAGCTGAGTTGTCATAA
- a CDS encoding proline--tRNA ligase: MKASNYIIPTTKEDPSDAVVASHKLMIRAGLARKVSSGLYSYLPLGLRTLKKIENIVREEMNSASALEFELPILTPAELWELSGRWTKMGKEMFRQKDRHEQDYALGPTHEETFTSLMKPILKSYKDLPRNVYQIHTKFRDEIRPRFGVIRSREFTMKDAYSFHLDDACLDKTYQQMRQTYRNIFHRCGLETIPVQADSGAMGGSGSEEFMVVSPIGEESLAICPSCGYRSNVEKTPLLSETKSGQPEASSPEVVDTPGTKTIEEVAKFLGKTPADTIKAVMLKGDEEKNFILFIRGDREVNEAKLKSLTACTELRPLSTKECEKLSLVPGYTGPGIKVSEDFIVYIDNSIQPGKGYIAGANEIDKHVKNFVISRDSVFKDYKDFALVIENDPCPECKKALKIEKGIEVGHIFKLGKKYTEAFEFTVSDKNGRNAVPTMGCYGIGVNRTMATIIEQGNDEKGIIWPISVAPFEVSLVSILKKEEELKIVDEVYEFLQQNGVDVLYDDRNLSPGFKLRDSEIIGIPIRVVFGKKFSESQEYALAVRRENTEKNIPFTSKEDLLKEILKVRQELYAELSV; encoded by the coding sequence ATGAAAGCTTCTAATTATATCATACCTACAACCAAAGAAGACCCTTCAGACGCGGTAGTGGCCTCCCATAAGTTAATGATTCGAGCCGGCCTTGCCCGAAAAGTGTCTTCCGGTCTTTATAGTTATCTTCCCCTCGGTTTACGTACTCTCAAGAAAATCGAGAATATCGTTCGGGAAGAGATGAATTCTGCATCAGCTCTTGAATTCGAGCTTCCCATTTTAACTCCGGCTGAACTCTGGGAACTGAGCGGTCGCTGGACGAAAATGGGAAAGGAAATGTTTCGTCAAAAAGACAGACACGAGCAGGATTATGCTCTCGGGCCCACACACGAAGAGACTTTTACCAGTCTCATGAAACCTATTTTAAAGTCCTATAAAGACCTTCCCCGGAATGTATACCAGATTCATACAAAATTTCGGGATGAAATTCGTCCTCGTTTTGGCGTGATTCGCTCCCGTGAATTTACGATGAAAGATGCTTATTCCTTTCACCTGGACGATGCCTGTCTGGATAAAACCTATCAGCAGATGAGACAGACCTATCGCAATATTTTCCACCGCTGCGGTCTGGAAACCATTCCCGTTCAGGCAGATTCAGGTGCCATGGGAGGTTCGGGTTCAGAAGAATTCATGGTGGTTTCTCCTATAGGAGAGGAAAGTCTGGCTATTTGTCCTTCCTGCGGGTATCGCAGTAATGTTGAAAAGACTCCGCTTCTAAGCGAGACAAAAAGCGGGCAACCCGAAGCCTCTTCTCCGGAAGTCGTGGATACTCCCGGTACCAAAACCATAGAAGAGGTAGCAAAATTTTTAGGAAAGACTCCGGCAGATACTATCAAAGCGGTTATGCTGAAGGGAGACGAAGAGAAAAACTTCATCCTTTTTATCCGGGGAGACAGAGAGGTGAACGAAGCCAAGTTAAAAAGCCTTACTGCCTGTACTGAACTCAGACCTCTTTCCACTAAGGAATGCGAAAAGCTTTCTTTAGTTCCGGGTTACACAGGTCCCGGAATCAAAGTTTCTGAGGATTTCATTGTTTATATAGATAACAGTATTCAGCCCGGAAAAGGCTATATAGCCGGTGCAAATGAAATAGATAAGCATGTGAAAAACTTTGTAATTTCAAGGGATTCTGTATTCAAGGATTACAAAGACTTCGCCCTGGTCATAGAAAATGATCCCTGTCCGGAGTGCAAAAAAGCTCTGAAAATCGAAAAGGGCATAGAAGTAGGCCATATCTTCAAACTCGGAAAGAAATATACCGAAGCCTTTGAATTTACCGTAAGCGATAAAAACGGTAGAAACGCGGTACCAACAATGGGCTGCTACGGAATCGGCGTGAACCGGACAATGGCTACTATTATTGAACAGGGTAATGATGAAAAAGGTATTATCTGGCCGATAAGCGTGGCACCTTTCGAGGTTTCTCTTGTAAGTATTTTGAAAAAAGAAGAAGAACTGAAGATTGTAGACGAAGTTTATGAGTTTTTACAGCAAAACGGGGTGGATGTCCTGTATGATGATAGGAATTTAAGTCCCGGTTTTAAACTCAGGGATTCCGAAATTATCGGTATTCCCATTCGTGTGGTTTTTGGGAAAAAGTTTTCTGAGTCCCAGGAATACGCCCTTGCTGTCCGCAGGGAAAATACTGAGAAAAATATCCCTTTTACGTCCAAAGAAGACCTTCTGAAGGAAATTCTAAAAGTAAGGCAGGAGCTTTACGCGGAACTGAGTGTTTAA
- the trpB gene encoding tryptophan synthase subunit beta, with protein MKDEEFNEENGYFGEFGGRYSPEVLTPALKQLEAVYKKHRNSPKFLKELEYYNVNYIGRPSLLTFAERLTKSWDGAYIWLKREDLNHTGAHKINNTIGQGLLARAMGKKRIIAETGAGQHGLATATVGALFGFETVVYMGEEDLRRQKLNAEKIELLGAKVVGVSAGTATLKDATSEAMRDWALNVESTHYIVGSAIGPHPFPVIVRDFQSIIGKETKQQFKKQNKKLPDAVVACVGGGSNAIGMFYGFLEDKKVALYGVEAGGRGTKPGDHSATITTGTVGYLHGTKTLIIQDAEGQIVPAHSVSAGLDYPGVGPEHAYLSSIGRVQYSSVDDAQALEAFLEATRTEGIIPALESSHAFAKAKTLAKELGKNKDIVICLSGRGDKDVEEVLRLMEKK; from the coding sequence ATGAAAGACGAAGAGTTTAACGAAGAAAATGGTTATTTTGGGGAGTTCGGGGGGCGTTATTCCCCGGAAGTCCTGACACCGGCTCTCAAGCAATTAGAAGCGGTTTATAAAAAGCATAGGAATAGTCCGAAATTCCTAAAAGAGCTGGAATATTATAATGTGAATTATATCGGTAGACCTTCTCTTTTGACTTTCGCGGAAAGACTTACCAAATCCTGGGATGGAGCCTATATCTGGCTTAAGCGAGAAGATTTAAACCATACCGGGGCCCATAAAATTAATAATACCATAGGACAGGGCCTTTTAGCGAGGGCCATGGGGAAAAAGCGAATTATCGCGGAAACCGGGGCCGGACAGCACGGTCTGGCTACGGCAACTGTAGGAGCACTTTTCGGTTTTGAAACTGTTGTTTACATGGGAGAAGAAGACCTGCGCCGCCAGAAGCTGAATGCAGAAAAAATTGAGCTTCTGGGTGCGAAAGTAGTGGGGGTGAGTGCGGGAACGGCCACTCTCAAGGATGCAACTTCGGAAGCTATGCGGGATTGGGCTTTAAATGTAGAATCAACCCATTATATTGTAGGTTCGGCCATTGGACCCCATCCTTTCCCGGTAATTGTCCGAGACTTTCAAAGTATTATTGGAAAAGAAACTAAACAGCAATTTAAAAAGCAGAATAAGAAATTACCTGATGCGGTAGTAGCCTGCGTGGGTGGTGGTTCCAATGCCATCGGGATGTTTTATGGTTTTTTAGAGGATAAGAAGGTGGCTCTATACGGGGTTGAAGCAGGGGGAAGGGGAACGAAACCCGGTGACCACTCGGCAACTATTACTACAGGAACGGTGGGTTATCTGCACGGAACCAAGACTCTTATTATCCAGGATGCAGAAGGTCAAATAGTTCCCGCACATTCGGTTTCCGCCGGTCTGGATTATCCCGGAGTCGGGCCGGAGCACGCCTATCTCTCGTCTATAGGTCGGGTGCAGTATTCGAGTGTGGATGATGCTCAGGCTCTCGAAGCCTTTTTGGAAGCAACAAGAACCGAAGGAATTATCCCGGCTCTGGAATCTTCCCATGCTTTCGCAAAGGCAAAAACTCTCGCAAAAGAACTCGGGAAAAACAAGGATATTGTTATCTGTCTATCCGGTAGGGGAGACAAGGATGTGGAAGAAGTGCTCAGACTTATGGAGAAGAAATAG
- a CDS encoding tryptophan synthase subunit alpha codes for MGSLLDCFSEQSPKSKFIAYISLGDPTYELSVEWAKSIIEGGADILELGIPFTDPVADGPVIQASYKRALKNPFSVEKVLNTTDKIHQNHPNTPLVYLTYFNPVSHYGIEKFFERAYASGIRGLVIPDIPFDSKDSSTVFAAAEKYKVDIIQLVTPATTTARMKQAKKFASGFIYYVTSFGVTGTRNSLPENLRERIELVKSTMQIPVCAGFGISRPEQAREISQYADGIIIGSAIQKIIEEFSNVPDECNKRLNHYIREIRNSIP; via the coding sequence TTGGGAAGTTTATTGGATTGTTTTTCAGAACAAAGCCCTAAGTCAAAATTCATCGCCTATATTTCTCTGGGTGATCCAACCTATGAACTCAGTGTGGAATGGGCCAAGTCCATTATCGAGGGAGGAGCGGACATTCTGGAGCTGGGAATTCCTTTTACCGACCCGGTCGCCGATGGACCGGTTATACAGGCATCTTATAAGAGAGCCTTGAAGAATCCCTTTTCTGTAGAAAAGGTACTCAACACTACCGATAAAATTCACCAGAATCATCCGAATACTCCTCTCGTTTATCTTACTTATTTCAACCCGGTAAGTCATTACGGAATCGAAAAGTTTTTTGAAAGAGCTTATGCTTCCGGTATTCGGGGCCTGGTTATACCGGATATTCCCTTTGATTCGAAGGATTCTTCTACGGTATTTGCAGCCGCTGAGAAATATAAAGTTGATATCATTCAATTAGTCACCCCGGCTACGACTACAGCCAGGATGAAACAGGCAAAAAAGTTTGCCTCGGGTTTTATATACTATGTAACCTCTTTTGGAGTCACCGGTACGAGAAATTCACTTCCTGAAAATTTACGTGAACGGATAGAGCTGGTGAAGTCTACTATGCAAATTCCGGTTTGTGCCGGTTTTGGAATTTCCAGACCGGAACAGGCCAGGGAAATTTCTCAATATGCAGATGGAATTATAATTGGATCCGCGATACAAAAAATAATAGAAGAGTTTTCGAATGTACCGGATG